From Aspergillus luchuensis IFO 4308 DNA, chromosome 2, nearly complete sequence:
AGGGTAAAACATGAAAggaaatagtagtagtaggagtaggAATAGCAGTAGCCTGTGGGTAATAGATAGTAAAAAGTCGACATGTGTGCCAGTACATTCACGAATGGTATCAGGATGTATAATAAGAGGGTGTATATCTGGAAAATGAGTAGAAGATAGAAAAACGCTGGATCGCTATGTAATGATACTATGATCGACATCGTCGACTGTCAAAGTCGACGGACGGAAAGAAGTCGTGCCGTGGCGACGTGGAAGCATAATGGGTAGAAATCGGATAGGATGAACACGTACAAGGCATGCAGGGTTCATCATGCGAATGGGTGAATGTATGTATAGTAAGGAGTGATTAGAGGCTGATTGATTATATTTGCGGCATTCTGGACTGCCGGGACACGCTTCGACTTTGCATGCCATAGCCGGCGGGAACTGGAGCGGAACTCTTGCGCTGTTCCCGGATAGTCTGGAGCGGGGGAGGCGAGATGCACTGTCGCAGGTCGGCGGGTGCATCACCCCAGTTGGTCGACTGTGGGTCGACTGGAGATGGGATTTTAGGTAGTGGACAGTTGGGCGGTGGTGCAGCTGGCGGTCCGATCAGCCCTGGCATGCTCTTCCGGCGACCCATGGCTACTGGCGGCAGACGGGAATTTGGATCTGGTTGGTACATAACAGACCCTCTGGTCGGTTGCTGTGAACCCACGTGCAACATGTTTGGCTCTCCACCGACTGCAGTCGTGGGCCGCGGCACTGGGGCCGCCATGTTGGGTTGTATGCTCCGAGGCATGCGAGAGAGACGGTTGCCTCTGGGGTCCGCTATACGTTGATTTTCCGCTAGCGAGTCTTGGGAAGTGGAAACGCGCAGAGGTGGTCTTTTAGGCTGACCTGCATGGAGTGGCCACGGCTTCTTTGGTTGCGGCCCCGGCTCttgcggttgttgttgttgttgctgctcctCGCTGGGCTCCTCCGGCAGGAAGCCGTTCGGAACCTTGCCTGGAGATTggggtggagaaggaaacGCGGAAAGCGCAGTAACTGTACCTTTGCTGCTTGTGTCCTCCACCGCTGTAGGAAGCTGAGAGACCTGGGGGACTTGGAGTGGGCCAAATCGGGCAGTGAATCTCTTGCTAAAAGACGGCACACTGAAGTTTGGTGCGGGTGGGGAGGTGCTGCGGAGCACAGGATCCGGCTGTGTCGATTGTGCCCGTGGGATCTCTGCAGCCATCTCAGCAGGGGTCTTGATCGTTGATGGAGACGATATGTTCAACGATCGACGTTTCGTTGAGCTTTTGACGCTTGGACTTGCTGTGCCATCCAAAGACGCTGCGACCATACCACCGTTAGGTGGCGAATTGGGGACACTGGCGCTAGGAATGGATGAGTAGAATCGTCCCGTACCGCTCACAGGAGATGTTATTTCGGTATGTGTGGTGGATATAGAGCCCGAGCGGGATTCTGATGCGGCGGGCATGACTATCGACCGGCGATTGAGAGAGACGTATGAGCTCCGACGGGATTGGTCGCTAACGCTGACACCGGtgtccttgtcttcctccgATACAAACTGCTGCGGTTTCAGTAGCATAGAAAACCGGTTTGGGTCTTTGGTCACCATTTGGCGGATACTGGGCTTAGTCTGAAGCTGGGGCTCTTCCCCATCGTCGGCTGTCTTTTCTGAAACATACTTCTTGCCTCCACGTGCTTCGATCTGAGCCCGGACGGCCAGGAGCCAAGAGCTCATATCCTCGGGGTGGTCGAACACTAGAAGGAAGCAACGCTCAAGCCGCCGAGATGGAGACCTATGAAACCCAAAGCGAAATCGGGAGGGCTTAGTTGAATCCGTGCCGTCCTCGTCAGTGTGTGATACCTGCAGCACCCAATGCTTCCCAGGAATCGCATCGCTAGCAAAGGCTACAGTTCGAGGACCGAGCTGTAGCATTTTCTCCGGCAGCCTGTCGTATTTACCGGAGCCGGAATACTGTAGGATATAGCCAGCGGTGGCCAGCACATAGACTTTCTGAGTCCAGTCTGCTTTGTTCATTGTTTCGGAGAGAGTGCGCATGTGCCGTTTCCtctccttgtcttcctttttcttccgaGCCGCGCCATCCTCCGCCGACTCTCCGTTAGCAGGCTCGTCTTCACGAGCACCAGCTTTCGCCTTTGATGTGGCATGCATACGCATGATGGAATCCACCGACATGGCGGGGACAGGAAGAGTGTCATGCTTGAGTGCCTGTG
This genomic window contains:
- a CDS encoding peptidase family M20/M25/M40 protein (COG:S;~EggNog:ENOG410PKVR), translating into MTLDIHSPQQSVSERRGQRLAPLQTNFSRPTARPVEVPPGRPQRPRPTDFQGDTEAGERVPLQATPVKRQTSKSSLRNIFGRDKSSRKQPSDAKLTGIDELQQQSTHPATETAPVIQSPTAVATPKTTVSTATLPTSPITTASQRSRLPSKSRAKTGDEKPAAGEIGWKPPPLFQAYPQALKHDTLPVPAMSVDSIMRMHATSKAKAGAREDEPANGESAEDGAARKKKEDKERKRHMRTLSETMNKADWTQKVYVLATAGYILQYSGSGKYDRLPEKMLQLGPRTVAFASDAIPGKHWVLQVSHTDEDGTDSTKPSRFRFGFHRSPSRRLERCFLLVFDHPEDMSSWLLAVRAQIEARGGKKYVSEKTADDGEEPQLQTKPSIRQMVTKDPNRFSMLLKPQQFVSEEDKDTGVSVSDQSRRSSYVSLNRRSIVMPAASESRSGSISTTHTEITSPVSGTGRFYSSIPSASVPNSPPNGGMVAASLDGTASPSVKSSTKRRSLNISSPSTIKTPAEMAAEIPRAQSTQPDPVLRSTSPPAPNFSVPSFSKRFTARFGPLQVPQVSQLPTAVEDTSSKGTVTALSAFPSPPQSPGKVPNGFLPEEPSEEQQQQQQPQEPGPQPKKPWPLHAGQPKRPPLRVSTSQDSLAENQRIADPRGNRLSRMPRSIQPNMAAPVPRPTTAVGGEPNMLHVGSQQPTRGSVMYQPDPNSRLPPVAMGRRKSMPGLIGPPAAPPPNCPLPKIPSPVDPQSTNWGDAPADLRQCISPPPLQTIREQRKSSAPVPAGYGMQSRSVSRQSRMPQI